The Mytilus galloprovincialis chromosome 4, xbMytGall1.hap1.1, whole genome shotgun sequence genome contains a region encoding:
- the LOC143071320 gene encoding baculoviral IAP repeat-containing protein 8-like isoform X1, with protein MSGMEFYRRLSMGMPIDRCYDLEYARFFTFSRCPPNFLPNISYIKLAAAGFYFDNGQCKCHKCGINWIENHNNRDPMEIHKQISPSCHFASSEMREIRYENENCLSIGIRRTSNVESQNEPRSEETRTEGRPGNSLRSRSLLDTGYSSSASFTPIQEEGQQCSNEEESHSDFRYTDYSVRLSSFGNWPKIQTPVDLASAGFFYTGANDEVKCFSCGVCLAKWKPHENPWIEHKKHSKFVETKMPLLHKQPSTVPKLGSAVAYSDEVLTDLDLDLRNTSGSTNIISGGNTHPYLASTATRAVLEIATGPNKKQHVEKILNALCSENDIHVERINEPKAAQIYGVLLIMEEYEEELKKRDNEIEKRDNEIKKRDVNIKKLERKQLALNNELEDFKSRNTQICGICCTEVRNIVFFPCGHVFCCEQCVIRLQQNSPQNQRTACPTCRRPIERSVKIFWS; from the exons ATGAGTGGAATGGAGTTTTACCGACGTCTTTCCATGGGTATGCCAATTGATAGATGTTATGACCTGGAATATGCTCGCTTTTTTACCTTCTCAAGATGTCCTCCAAATTTTCTTCCAAACATCAGTTACATAAAACTCGCAGCAGCAGGCTTTTATTTTGACAATGGACAGTGTAAATGTCATAAATGTGGTATTAATTGGATAGAAAATCACAACAATAGGGATCCAATGGAAATCCATAAACAAATATCTCCTTCTTGTCATTTTGCAAGTAGTGAAATGAGGGAAATCAGGTATGAAAATGAAAACTGTCTTTCTATTGGGATTAGAAGGACATCAAATGTTGAAAGTCAAAATGAACCAAGAAGTGAAGAAACAAGAACAGAGGGGAGGCCTGGTAATTCATTACGAAGTAGAAGTTTGTTGGATACTGGTTATAGTTCATCGGCATCG TTCACACCAATCCAAGAAGAAGGACAGCAATGTAGTAATGAAGAAGAAAGTCATAGTGATTTTAGATATACAGACTATAGTGTAAGACTCTCATCTTTTGGTAATTGGCCAAAAATACAGACCCCAGTAGATTTAGCAAGTGCTGGTTTTTTCTATACAGGTGCAAATGATGAGGTGAAGTGCTTTTCTTGTGGAGTTTGCCTTGCAAAATGGAAACCACATGAGAACCCATGGATTGAGCATAAAAAGCACAGCAaatttgttgagacaaaaatg CCACTTCTTCATAAGCAGCCATCAACAGTACCTAAACTTG GAAGTGCTGTAGCATATTCAGATGAGGTGCTTACAGATTTAGACTTAGACTTGAGAAACACAAGTGGATCAACAAACATTATTTCAGGAGGAAATACTCATCCATACCTtg CATCTACAGCTACAAGAGCAGTTTTGGAAATAGCCACTGGCCCAAACAAAAAACAGCATGTGGAAAAGATTCTGAATGCACTTTGTTCTG aaaatgacatacatgtagAACGAATTAACGAACCCAAGGCAGCGCAGATATATGGAGTTTTATTGATTATGGAAGAGTATGAAGAGGAACTGAAAAAGCGTGATAATGAGATTGAAAAGCGTGATAATGAGATTAAAAAGCGTGACGTAAATATTAAAAAACTTGAAAGAAAACAACTTGCCTTAAACAATG AATTAGAAGACTTCAAATCAAGGAATACACAGATATGTGGGATATGCTGTACAGAAGTCAGAAACATAGTGTTTTTCCCCTGTGGTCATGTTTTTTGTTGTGAACAATGTGTAATAAGACTGCAGCAAAATTCACCACAAAATCAAAGAACAGCATGTCCGACATGTAGACGTCCAATTGAAAGATCTGTTAAAATATTCTGGTCATAA
- the LOC143070964 gene encoding uncharacterized protein LOC143070964 has translation MASSETSSKPASVKLSDELLQIEMEPRCVFCQQPLDNGEKTVLLRQKGCEGINRANEVLNTNIETRPGQIVHQDCRRDFCRHREIRQLENSSILSEKSRQLRSAANNFSFRDHCLFCALPIKKNGNKRSADCYPVRTFDFQNAVRATCLDRNDEWGYQVLERIEFGRDLPAVDAVYHQVCSTNFRTMRQIPKHMQEPSPKVQKVGKGRPTNWTQTEAFLKTVTYLEINDDEQLSISDLCAKMKEYCKNEDDPYSSKYMKRKLLDHFGTSIVIAEINGKSDVVTFKMTASEILHEFYNQPKDEDIQVKQKRLIEVAAKLILNDIKSIPTNKEVYPDPSILSSISANQEFLPSSLTTFLTTLLNTSTDENVNGVNAEDKEVIDTSSTEQNKSSL, from the exons ATGGCATCATCTGAAACTTCGAGTAAACCTGCCTCTGTAAAATTATCAG ATGAACTATTACAGATTGAAATGGAACCAAGATGCGTTTTTTGCCAACAGCCCCTTGACAATGGTGAGAAAACGGTACTTCTTCGTCAGAAAGGATGTGAAGGTATAAACAGAGCCAATGAGGTGCTGAACACTAATATTGAAACTCGTCCCGGTCAAATAGTACATCAGGATTGTCGTAGGGATTTCTGTCGCCACAGAGAAATAAGACAATTGGAAAATAGTTCCATACTAAGCGAGAAATCTCGTCAGTTACGATCAGCTGCAAATAACTTTTCCTTCCGTGACCATTGTCTGTTCTGTGCACTACCAATAAAAAAGAATGGCAACAAAAGAAGTGCAGATTGTTACCCTGTGCGCACGTTTGACTTTCAAAATGCAGTTAGGGCCACATGTTTAGATCGCAATGATGAATGGGGTTATCAGGTTTTAGAACGAATAGAATTTGGCAGAGACTTACCAGCGGTCGATGCAGTTTATCATCAAGTATGTAGCACAAACTTCAGAACAATGAGACAAATACCAAAACATATGCAAGAACCTAGTCCAAAAGTGCAGAAAGTCGGCAAAGGAAGGCCAACAAATTGGACACAAACGGAAGCATTTTTGAAAACAGTGACATATTTGGAAATAAATGACGATGAACAGTTATCAATCTCAGATCTTTGTGCAAAAATGAAAGAATACTGCAAAAATGAAGATGACCCATACAGCTCCAAGTATATGAAAAGGAAACTCCTTGATCATTTTGGGACATCCATTGTTATAGCAGAAATTAACGGGAAATCAGATGTTGTAACTTTCAAAATGACAGCATCAGAAATACTGCACGAATTTTATAACCAACCGAAAGACGAAGACATCCAAGTGAAACAGAAAAGGTTGATTGAAGTAGCAGcaaaacttatattaaatgaCATAAAAAGCATTCCAACAAACAAGGAAGTGTACCCTGATCCAAGCATATTGTCTTCAATCAGTGCAAATCAAGAGTTCCTACCGTCATCCTTAACAACATTTTTGACAACTTTGTTGAACA CAAGTACAGATGAAAATGTGAATGGAGTCAATGCTGAGGACAAGGAAGTCATAGACACTAGTAGTACAGAGCAAAATAAATCATCCCTCTAA
- the LOC143071320 gene encoding uncharacterized protein LOC143071320 isoform X3, translated as MSGMEFYRRLSMGMPIDRCYDLEYARFFTFSRCPPNFLPNISYIKLAAAGFYFDNGQCKCHKCGINWIENHNNRDPMEIHKQISPSCHFASSEMREIRYENENCLSIGIRRTSNVESQNEPRSEETRTEGRPGNSLRSRSLLDTGYSSSASFTPIQEEGQQCSNEEESHSDFRYTDYSPLLHKQPSTVPKLGSAVAYSDEVLTDLDLDLRNTSGSTNIISGGNTHPYLASTATRAVLEIATGPNKKQHVEKILNALCSENDIHVERINEPKAAQIYGVLLIMEEYEEELKKRDNEIEKRDNEIKKRDVNIKKLERKQLALNNELEDFKSRNTQICGICCTEVRNIVFFPCGHVFCCEQCVIRLQQNSPQNQRTACPTCRRPIERSVKIFWS; from the exons ATGAGTGGAATGGAGTTTTACCGACGTCTTTCCATGGGTATGCCAATTGATAGATGTTATGACCTGGAATATGCTCGCTTTTTTACCTTCTCAAGATGTCCTCCAAATTTTCTTCCAAACATCAGTTACATAAAACTCGCAGCAGCAGGCTTTTATTTTGACAATGGACAGTGTAAATGTCATAAATGTGGTATTAATTGGATAGAAAATCACAACAATAGGGATCCAATGGAAATCCATAAACAAATATCTCCTTCTTGTCATTTTGCAAGTAGTGAAATGAGGGAAATCAGGTATGAAAATGAAAACTGTCTTTCTATTGGGATTAGAAGGACATCAAATGTTGAAAGTCAAAATGAACCAAGAAGTGAAGAAACAAGAACAGAGGGGAGGCCTGGTAATTCATTACGAAGTAGAAGTTTGTTGGATACTGGTTATAGTTCATCGGCATCG TTCACACCAATCCAAGAAGAAGGACAGCAATGTAGTAATGAAGAAGAAAGTCATAGTGATTTTAGATATACAGACTATAGT CCACTTCTTCATAAGCAGCCATCAACAGTACCTAAACTTG GAAGTGCTGTAGCATATTCAGATGAGGTGCTTACAGATTTAGACTTAGACTTGAGAAACACAAGTGGATCAACAAACATTATTTCAGGAGGAAATACTCATCCATACCTtg CATCTACAGCTACAAGAGCAGTTTTGGAAATAGCCACTGGCCCAAACAAAAAACAGCATGTGGAAAAGATTCTGAATGCACTTTGTTCTG aaaatgacatacatgtagAACGAATTAACGAACCCAAGGCAGCGCAGATATATGGAGTTTTATTGATTATGGAAGAGTATGAAGAGGAACTGAAAAAGCGTGATAATGAGATTGAAAAGCGTGATAATGAGATTAAAAAGCGTGACGTAAATATTAAAAAACTTGAAAGAAAACAACTTGCCTTAAACAATG AATTAGAAGACTTCAAATCAAGGAATACACAGATATGTGGGATATGCTGTACAGAAGTCAGAAACATAGTGTTTTTCCCCTGTGGTCATGTTTTTTGTTGTGAACAATGTGTAATAAGACTGCAGCAAAATTCACCACAAAATCAAAGAACAGCATGTCCGACATGTAGACGTCCAATTGAAAGATCTGTTAAAATATTCTGGTCATAA
- the LOC143071320 gene encoding baculoviral IAP repeat-containing protein 8-like isoform X2: protein MSGMEFYRRLSMGMPIDRCYDLEYARFFTFSRCPPNFLPNISYIKLAAAGFYFDNGQCKCHKCGINWIENHNNRDPMEIHKQISPSCHFASSEMREIRYENENCLSIGIRRTSNVESQNEPRSEETRTEGRPGNSLRSRSLLDTGYSSSASFTPIQEEGQQCSNEEESHSDFRYTDYSVRLSSFGNWPKIQTPVDLASAGFFYTGANDEVKCFSCGVCLAKWKPHENPWIEHKKHSKFVETKMPLLHKQPSTVPKLGSAVAYSDEVLTDLDLDLRNTSGSTNIISGGNTHPYLENDIHVERINEPKAAQIYGVLLIMEEYEEELKKRDNEIEKRDNEIKKRDVNIKKLERKQLALNNELEDFKSRNTQICGICCTEVRNIVFFPCGHVFCCEQCVIRLQQNSPQNQRTACPTCRRPIERSVKIFWS from the exons ATGAGTGGAATGGAGTTTTACCGACGTCTTTCCATGGGTATGCCAATTGATAGATGTTATGACCTGGAATATGCTCGCTTTTTTACCTTCTCAAGATGTCCTCCAAATTTTCTTCCAAACATCAGTTACATAAAACTCGCAGCAGCAGGCTTTTATTTTGACAATGGACAGTGTAAATGTCATAAATGTGGTATTAATTGGATAGAAAATCACAACAATAGGGATCCAATGGAAATCCATAAACAAATATCTCCTTCTTGTCATTTTGCAAGTAGTGAAATGAGGGAAATCAGGTATGAAAATGAAAACTGTCTTTCTATTGGGATTAGAAGGACATCAAATGTTGAAAGTCAAAATGAACCAAGAAGTGAAGAAACAAGAACAGAGGGGAGGCCTGGTAATTCATTACGAAGTAGAAGTTTGTTGGATACTGGTTATAGTTCATCGGCATCG TTCACACCAATCCAAGAAGAAGGACAGCAATGTAGTAATGAAGAAGAAAGTCATAGTGATTTTAGATATACAGACTATAGTGTAAGACTCTCATCTTTTGGTAATTGGCCAAAAATACAGACCCCAGTAGATTTAGCAAGTGCTGGTTTTTTCTATACAGGTGCAAATGATGAGGTGAAGTGCTTTTCTTGTGGAGTTTGCCTTGCAAAATGGAAACCACATGAGAACCCATGGATTGAGCATAAAAAGCACAGCAaatttgttgagacaaaaatg CCACTTCTTCATAAGCAGCCATCAACAGTACCTAAACTTG GAAGTGCTGTAGCATATTCAGATGAGGTGCTTACAGATTTAGACTTAGACTTGAGAAACACAAGTGGATCAACAAACATTATTTCAGGAGGAAATACTCATCCATACCTtg aaaatgacatacatgtagAACGAATTAACGAACCCAAGGCAGCGCAGATATATGGAGTTTTATTGATTATGGAAGAGTATGAAGAGGAACTGAAAAAGCGTGATAATGAGATTGAAAAGCGTGATAATGAGATTAAAAAGCGTGACGTAAATATTAAAAAACTTGAAAGAAAACAACTTGCCTTAAACAATG AATTAGAAGACTTCAAATCAAGGAATACACAGATATGTGGGATATGCTGTACAGAAGTCAGAAACATAGTGTTTTTCCCCTGTGGTCATGTTTTTTGTTGTGAACAATGTGTAATAAGACTGCAGCAAAATTCACCACAAAATCAAAGAACAGCATGTCCGACATGTAGACGTCCAATTGAAAGATCTGTTAAAATATTCTGGTCATAA